The following proteins are co-located in the Pseudomonas sp. DY-1 genome:
- a CDS encoding ABC transporter substrate-binding protein, with amino-acid sequence MWRALLLVMLIAQAGLAVALELSPEEAAGRRIYLEGMGSANGEISARVGAGDTLVPAAVMPCANCHGADGRGRPEGGVRPPDITWRRLSLPYGQRQSNGRNHGAYDEGALARAVGEGRDPAGNRLDPAMPRFVMSLRDMANLTAYLKRLEDDHDPGVQEAELRLGTLLPTQGPLAELGRTVEAVLRGALAQVNEAGGIHGRRLSLVVRDPGMDRQSTQRALEKLLAEDQVFALLAPLVPALDGDLSESIGKAGAPLVGPLALFDEAGSNPLVFNALPGLREQLFALAGYASSDLGLEQSEALVVYPGEARQQGLAESLALRLMDQGWSRVRLLGYDAENGSSALSSAARGAQGVFFLGQSEDFARLADRLQADDLSPYLFAASAQVASSALRIPPRFSERVFLAYPFMPADWTPEGEAALLAIRRSQGLGGQHAALQVGAYCAAMLVSEGLKRAGRDASRKKLVSALEGLRGFRTGLTPALDFGPGQRVGLAGAHIVTVDLHGQSFRPLGKFIKVDTRL; translated from the coding sequence ATGTGGCGCGCCCTGCTGCTGGTCATGCTGATCGCCCAGGCGGGCCTGGCCGTTGCGCTGGAACTCAGCCCTGAGGAAGCGGCGGGTCGGCGCATCTACCTGGAGGGCATGGGCTCGGCCAATGGCGAGATCAGCGCGCGGGTCGGTGCCGGCGATACCCTGGTGCCGGCGGCGGTGATGCCCTGTGCCAACTGTCACGGCGCCGATGGCCGCGGGCGCCCGGAAGGCGGTGTGCGCCCACCGGATATCACCTGGCGGCGCCTTTCCCTGCCTTATGGCCAGCGGCAATCCAACGGCCGCAACCATGGGGCCTACGACGAGGGCGCATTGGCCCGCGCGGTGGGCGAGGGCCGCGACCCCGCCGGCAACCGCCTCGACCCGGCCATGCCGCGCTTCGTCATGTCCCTGCGTGACATGGCCAATCTGACCGCCTATCTCAAGCGGTTGGAAGATGACCACGATCCCGGTGTGCAGGAGGCCGAGCTGCGCCTGGGGACACTGCTGCCAACGCAGGGGCCCCTGGCCGAGCTGGGGCGCACGGTGGAGGCGGTGTTGCGCGGTGCCCTGGCGCAGGTCAACGAGGCGGGCGGCATCCATGGCCGGCGGTTGTCGCTGGTGGTGCGTGACCCCGGCATGGACCGGCAAAGCACACAAAGGGCGCTGGAGAAGTTGCTCGCCGAGGATCAGGTCTTCGCTTTGCTGGCACCCCTGGTGCCGGCGCTGGATGGCGACCTTTCCGAGTCGATCGGCAAGGCTGGCGCACCGCTGGTGGGGCCACTGGCCCTGTTCGATGAAGCTGGAAGCAATCCGCTGGTTTTCAATGCCCTGCCGGGCCTGCGCGAGCAGCTTTTCGCCCTGGCGGGTTACGCCAGCAGCGACCTCGGCCTGGAGCAGTCGGAAGCCCTGGTGGTCTACCCCGGGGAGGCCCGGCAGCAGGGCTTGGCAGAATCCCTGGCCCTGCGCCTGATGGACCAGGGGTGGTCGCGGGTACGCCTGCTGGGCTACGACGCCGAAAACGGCAGTAGTGCCCTCAGCTCCGCAGCCAGGGGGGCGCAGGGTGTGTTCTTCCTCGGCCAGTCGGAGGACTTCGCCCGGCTCGCCGACCGGCTCCAGGCAGACGACCTTTCGCCCTACCTGTTCGCCGCCTCGGCGCAGGTTGCCAGCAGCGCCCTGCGCATTCCGCCGCGTTTCTCCGAACGGGTGTTCCTCGCCTATCCATTCATGCCCGCCGACTGGACCCCGGAAGGCGAGGCAGCGCTGCTGGCGATTCGTCGCAGCCAGGGATTGGGCGGTCAGCACGCGGCATTGCAGGTGGGCGCCTACTGCGCCGCCATGCTGGTCAGCGAGGGGTTGAAGCGCGCGGGTCGGGACGCCAGCCGGAAGAAGCTGGTCAGCGCCCTGGAAGGCCTGCGTGGTTTCCGCACCGGCCTGACCCCGGCGCTGGATTTCGGGCCAGGGCAGCGGGTGGGCCTGGCCGGCGCGCATATCGTCACCGTCGATCTGCACGGCCAGAGCTTCCGGCCACTGGGCAAGTTCATCAAGGTGGACACGCGACTCTAA
- a CDS encoding SurA N-terminal domain-containing protein, whose product MQGNPWFGLVIGLLTPLVLAGETGIAARVNGTDISNFRLERHFADYLKIQGRQVGAIRSPVAYKRLKREALQQLIDKELLWQEASRLGISVSDEEISGSLAEMKAAFPDTQGFARALDEAGFDEASYRDYLRHELVASRVLDEIAHVDPPSDTDVRVAFESLKPQIDPGMEEARALALVRQYIIGQRVAQGRELALEKLREKGRVEVLVAL is encoded by the coding sequence ATGCAAGGCAATCCATGGTTCGGGCTGGTCATAGGCCTGCTCACGCCCCTGGTACTGGCCGGGGAAACCGGCATTGCCGCGCGGGTCAACGGCACCGACATCAGCAACTTCCGGCTGGAGCGGCATTTTGCCGACTACCTGAAGATCCAGGGCCGCCAGGTTGGCGCCATCCGCAGCCCGGTGGCCTACAAGCGCCTGAAGCGTGAGGCGCTGCAGCAACTGATCGACAAGGAACTGCTCTGGCAGGAGGCGAGCCGACTGGGCATCAGCGTGTCGGATGAGGAAATCAGCGGCAGCCTGGCCGAAATGAAGGCCGCCTTCCCTGACACCCAGGGTTTTGCCCGCGCGTTGGACGAGGCCGGTTTCGACGAGGCCTCGTATCGCGATTACCTGCGCCACGAGCTGGTCGCCAGCCGCGTCCTCGACGAAATCGCCCATGTGGACCCGCCCAGTGACACCGATGTGCGCGTCGCCTTCGAGAGCCTGAAACCGCAGATCGACCCGGGCATGGAAGAAGCGCGCGCCCTGGCTTTGGTGCGCCAATACATCATTGGCCAACGCGTAGCCCAGGGCCGCGAGCTGGCGCTGGAGAAATTGCGCGAGAAGGGCAGGGTGGAAGTGCTGGTGGCGTTGTAG
- a CDS encoding GspE/PulE family protein produces the protein MDSQLLTQPVPERFDTELMRAARKRSDELGHRLVDALDELANLAPDAFARHLGSTLHYPVLAFEALSRGTPCFERIPLALALKREFVLLELDGETLGVFADPFDESRLAWIEEQRQDAQLHLVHPRELAAFLERHEESFHAVDSLQAGAGTVQESESFETLSLARISEDASVVVKLVNSTLYDALKLHASDIHLGMTGNGLSIKYRIDGVLGGGSRVPGMELAEQVISRVKVMAELDIGEKRVPQDGRFKIGINGRQIDFRVSIMPSIFGEDAVLRVLDKQDLADQVNGVRLEALGFEDGTLRSLRRLASEPYGMVLVTGPTGSGKTTTLYAMITEINHGVDKIITIEDPVEYQLPGVLQIPVNEKKGLTFARGLRSILRHDPDKIMVGEIRDPDTAQIAVQSALTGHLVFTTIHANNVFDVIGRFSQMEVDPYSFVSALNAVLAQRLIRLACPSCAEVVQPGEEELLASGIDPASAHQYRFITCPGCGRCRGTGYRGRTAIAELLRLDDDLRQLIIERQPISRIKELAVKRGLRLLRTSALDLVREGRTTLEEINRVTFVA, from the coding sequence ATGGACAGCCAGCTCCTGACGCAGCCTGTACCGGAGCGTTTCGATACCGAACTGATGCGCGCCGCGCGCAAACGTTCGGACGAGCTGGGGCATCGTCTGGTGGATGCCCTGGACGAGCTGGCCAACCTGGCGCCGGATGCCTTCGCCCGGCACCTGGGCAGCACCCTGCATTACCCGGTGCTGGCCTTCGAGGCCCTCAGCCGCGGCACACCTTGTTTCGAACGGATTCCCCTGGCACTGGCCCTGAAGCGCGAGTTCGTGCTGCTGGAGCTGGACGGCGAAACCCTTGGCGTGTTCGCCGACCCCTTCGACGAGTCGCGGCTGGCCTGGATCGAGGAGCAACGCCAGGACGCGCAGCTGCACCTGGTGCATCCCCGCGAGCTGGCCGCCTTCCTCGAACGCCACGAGGAAAGCTTCCACGCCGTCGACTCCCTGCAGGCCGGTGCCGGCACCGTGCAGGAAAGCGAGTCTTTTGAAACCCTCTCCCTGGCCCGCATCAGCGAAGACGCCAGCGTGGTGGTGAAGCTGGTCAACTCCACTCTCTATGACGCGCTCAAGCTGCACGCCAGCGATATCCACCTGGGCATGACCGGCAACGGCCTGTCCATCAAGTACCGCATCGACGGCGTGCTGGGTGGCGGCAGCCGCGTGCCCGGCATGGAGCTGGCAGAGCAGGTCATCTCGCGGGTGAAGGTGATGGCCGAGCTGGACATCGGCGAGAAGCGCGTGCCCCAGGACGGGCGCTTCAAGATCGGCATCAATGGCCGGCAGATCGACTTCCGCGTCTCCATCATGCCGAGCATCTTCGGCGAGGATGCGGTGTTGCGGGTACTCGACAAGCAGGACCTGGCCGACCAGGTCAACGGCGTGCGCCTGGAGGCCCTGGGCTTCGAGGACGGCACCCTGCGCAGTCTGCGCCGGCTGGCCTCCGAGCCCTACGGCATGGTGCTGGTCACCGGCCCCACCGGCAGCGGCAAGACTACCACGCTGTACGCGATGATCACCGAGATCAACCACGGCGTGGACAAGATCATCACCATCGAAGACCCGGTGGAGTACCAGCTTCCCGGCGTGCTGCAGATCCCGGTGAACGAGAAGAAGGGCCTCACCTTCGCCCGTGGCCTGCGCTCCATCCTGCGCCACGACCCGGACAAGATCATGGTCGGCGAGATCCGCGACCCCGACACCGCACAGATCGCCGTGCAGTCGGCGCTGACCGGTCACCTGGTGTTCACCACCATCCACGCCAATAACGTGTTCGACGTGATCGGCCGCTTCAGTCAGATGGAAGTGGACCCCTACAGCTTCGTCTCCGCCCTTAACGCGGTGCTGGCCCAGCGCCTGATCCGCCTGGCCTGCCCGAGCTGCGCCGAGGTCGTGCAGCCGGGCGAGGAAGAGCTGCTGGCCTCGGGCATCGACCCCGCCAGCGCGCACCAGTACCGCTTCATCACCTGCCCGGGCTGCGGGCGATGCCGGGGCACCGGTTATCGCGGACGGACCGCCATCGCCGAACTGCTGCGCCTGGACGATGACCTGCGCCAGCTGATCATCGAGCGCCAGCCCATCAGCCGCATCAAGGAACTGGCCGTCAAACGCGGCCTGCGCCTGCTGCGTACCTCGGCCCTGGACCTGGTCCGTGAAGGCCGCACCACGCTGGAGGAGATCAACCGTGTCACCTTTGTGGCCTGA
- a CDS encoding PilN domain-containing protein yields MRQIDLDFQHKPVSSVPGWLLLGGGMLMSVLMLAAHQDIGAETDARTAELQRVDQQLQKRGLRQAPLSAGEEKARAASVAELRRITAQMNLPWDGLFAMLEGQSRKDIALLSLTPDARKGQLRISAEARDLPAMLAFHRELEASDALSDVSLLNHEMVTEQAERPIRFNLLANWGVKDARP; encoded by the coding sequence ATGCGCCAGATCGATCTCGACTTCCAGCACAAACCTGTTTCCAGCGTCCCCGGCTGGCTGCTGCTCGGCGGCGGGATGCTGATGTCAGTGCTGATGCTCGCTGCGCACCAGGACATTGGCGCCGAGACCGATGCACGCACTGCCGAATTGCAACGCGTCGATCAGCAATTGCAGAAACGCGGCCTGCGCCAAGCACCGCTTTCGGCCGGAGAAGAGAAGGCCCGCGCCGCCAGCGTGGCGGAGCTGCGGCGCATCACTGCACAGATGAACCTGCCGTGGGATGGCCTGTTCGCCATGCTCGAAGGGCAGTCGCGCAAGGACATCGCTTTGCTGTCCCTGACTCCCGATGCCCGCAAGGGCCAGCTGCGCATCTCCGCCGAGGCGCGCGACCTGCCGGCCATGCTGGCCTTCCACCGGGAACTGGAAGCCAGCGACGCGCTGAGCGATGTCTCGCTGCTCAACCACGAAATGGTCACCGAGCAGGCCGAGCGGCCCATTCGCTTCAACTTGCTGGCGAACTGGGGGGTGAAGGATGCGCGTCCCTAG
- a CDS encoding GspMb/PilO family protein, with translation MRVPRLILIEQTRRLGWPGLAGGTLLALALGYALLGLLPARQALANLDLQLAADRAQLSAAASVVSSKPTSDASSAQLEDFRRNLPAQLDATGAIDRIYALAREEGISLARGEYALGLDPKTRLARYQVLLPVRGSYPQLRRFLHGLQAQLPALALEEVDLQRKQIADSELEGRIRMTLYLAR, from the coding sequence ATGCGCGTCCCTAGGCTGATCCTCATCGAACAGACCCGGCGCCTCGGTTGGCCGGGTCTGGCCGGCGGCACACTGCTGGCCCTGGCCCTGGGCTATGCCCTGCTGGGGCTGCTGCCAGCGCGCCAGGCGTTGGCCAACCTGGATCTCCAACTGGCTGCGGATCGCGCGCAACTGTCGGCTGCCGCCAGCGTCGTTTCCAGCAAGCCGACCAGTGACGCGTCGTCGGCCCAGTTGGAAGACTTCCGCCGCAACCTGCCGGCGCAACTGGACGCCACCGGCGCCATCGACCGCATCTACGCCCTGGCCAGGGAAGAGGGCATCTCACTGGCCCGTGGCGAATACGCCCTCGGACTCGATCCCAAGACCCGCCTGGCGCGCTACCAGGTACTGCTGCCAGTGCGCGGCAGCTACCCGCAACTGCGCCGTTTCCTCCATGGCCTGCAGGCACAACTGCCGGCCCTGGCCCTGGAAGAGGTGGACCTGCAACGCAAGCAGATTGCCGACTCGGAACTCGAGGGGCGTATCCGCATGACCCTGTATCTGGCGAGGTGA
- a CDS encoding secretion system X translation initiation factor: MARRLFWLAFLGSAAVLAVVPEFFSEQAEPMAMPRPPRLAATPETAAQVPAPVASALSEVAVPAADLFAVQSWYVAPPPPPAMASVAPPPPPKPTAPPLPFKFIGKMDDRQQMQVFLMRGEQVLVVREGDLIDKTYKVQRIDPERMTLVYLPLDIAQTLVVGSSL; this comes from the coding sequence ATGGCACGCCGTCTGTTCTGGTTGGCATTCCTCGGCTCGGCCGCCGTTCTGGCGGTGGTCCCTGAGTTCTTCAGCGAGCAGGCCGAACCCATGGCCATGCCGCGCCCACCACGCCTGGCGGCAACGCCCGAGACCGCCGCGCAGGTACCTGCGCCAGTGGCGTCGGCGCTGTCCGAGGTCGCGGTACCGGCGGCCGACCTGTTCGCTGTGCAGAGCTGGTATGTGGCACCACCGCCGCCTCCGGCGATGGCCTCCGTGGCTCCCCCCCCGCCACCGAAGCCAACCGCGCCGCCATTGCCGTTCAAGTTCATCGGCAAGATGGATGACCGCCAGCAAATGCAGGTTTTCCTGATGCGCGGCGAGCAAGTGCTGGTGGTGCGTGAAGGCGACCTGATCGACAAGACCTACAAGGTCCAGCGCATCGATCCCGAGCGCATGACGCTGGTCTACCTGCCCCTGGACATCGCCCAGACCCTGGTCGTGGGGAGTTCGCTATGA
- a CDS encoding type II secretion system protein GspD, translating to MSRLTCCLALVLLAGCATNLAQREGLDLIDAGQFEEGLAKLEQTARESPRDVGAQMALTTQRERAVKALLSNGDLARSQRDFATARLNYERVLRIESHNQRALDGLHMIEQQRNIQDMLRQGQTDLRRGDVVGASRQVRGIFALDPEHEGARELKRSIEVVQARSAVPYPQLRSRLDRPVTLEFRDANLKVIFEVLAQTSGLNFIFDKDVRPDLKATIFVREVPIEDAVELLLQQNQLHQRVVNDNTIVVYPDSPQKLKDYQDLVMRTFYLTNTDAATAMNLVKTLLKTRDVFIDERLNTLTMRDTPDAVRMAEKLFQAQDQSNPEVVLEVEVMEVSRKRILDLGLQWPNTFGVINDDGSPVTILDQLKGIDSGRISISPSPQLKINAQDNDVNTLASPVIRVSNREQARVHIGQRVPIVSATSVPSTQGPVITESITYLDVGLKLEVQPTVHLNNEVAIKIALEVSNATPLTPTQAGTIPVQVDTRNAQTTLRLRDGETQVLAGLVRNDQSNSGNKIPGLGDIPGIGRLFGSNNDQLAKSELVLSITPRIVRNLPYQSPYDMEFPSGTESSMRVPTVRGPVEALGVDLPDAPAVVVSPAPISGRP from the coding sequence ATGAGCCGCCTGACCTGCTGCCTGGCACTGGTGCTACTCGCCGGTTGCGCCACCAATCTGGCCCAACGTGAAGGGCTGGATCTGATCGATGCCGGCCAGTTCGAGGAAGGCCTGGCCAAGCTGGAGCAGACGGCGCGCGAGTCGCCCCGCGATGTCGGCGCGCAGATGGCCCTGACCACCCAGCGCGAGCGCGCAGTGAAGGCGTTGCTCAGCAACGGTGACCTCGCACGCAGCCAGCGTGACTTCGCCACCGCACGCCTGAACTACGAGCGCGTACTGCGCATCGAGAGCCACAACCAGCGGGCGCTGGACGGCCTGCACATGATCGAGCAACAGCGCAACATCCAGGACATGCTGCGCCAGGGCCAGACCGACCTGCGCCGGGGTGATGTGGTCGGCGCCTCGCGCCAGGTGCGCGGCATTTTCGCCCTGGACCCCGAGCATGAAGGCGCCCGCGAATTGAAACGCAGCATCGAAGTGGTCCAGGCCCGCTCCGCCGTGCCCTATCCGCAGCTGCGTTCGCGACTGGACCGGCCAGTGACCCTGGAGTTTCGCGACGCCAACCTCAAGGTGATCTTCGAAGTGCTGGCGCAGACCTCGGGACTGAACTTCATCTTCGACAAGGATGTGCGCCCGGACCTCAAGGCCACCATCTTCGTCCGCGAGGTGCCGATCGAGGATGCGGTGGAACTGCTGCTGCAACAGAACCAGCTGCACCAGCGCGTGGTGAACGACAACACCATCGTCGTCTACCCCGACTCGCCGCAGAAGCTGAAGGATTACCAGGACCTGGTGATGCGCACCTTCTACCTGACCAATACCGACGCGGCGACGGCGATGAACCTGGTCAAGACGCTGTTGAAAACCCGCGACGTGTTCATCGACGAGCGCCTCAACACACTGACCATGCGTGATACGCCGGACGCTGTGCGCATGGCGGAAAAACTCTTCCAGGCCCAGGACCAGTCCAACCCCGAGGTGGTGCTGGAAGTGGAAGTGATGGAGGTATCGCGCAAGCGCATCCTCGACCTCGGCCTGCAATGGCCCAACACCTTCGGTGTGATCAACGACGACGGCTCGCCCGTGACGATTCTCGACCAGCTCAAGGGCATCGATTCCGGTCGCATCAGCATCTCGCCGTCGCCGCAGCTGAAGATCAACGCCCAGGACAACGACGTGAACACCCTGGCCAGCCCGGTGATCCGCGTCAGCAACCGCGAGCAGGCCCGCGTCCATATCGGTCAGCGGGTACCCATCGTCAGCGCCACGTCGGTGCCTTCCACCCAGGGCCCGGTAATCACCGAGAGCATCACCTACCTGGACGTCGGCCTGAAGCTGGAGGTACAGCCCACGGTGCACCTGAACAACGAGGTGGCCATCAAGATCGCCCTGGAGGTAAGCAACGCCACTCCACTGACCCCGACCCAGGCGGGCACCATCCCGGTCCAGGTGGACACTCGCAACGCCCAGACCACTCTGCGCCTGCGTGACGGCGAAACCCAGGTCCTGGCGGGCCTGGTGCGCAACGACCAGTCCAACAGCGGCAACAAGATTCCGGGTCTCGGCGACATTCCCGGCATCGGCCGGCTGTTCGGCAGCAACAACGACCAGCTCGCCAAGTCCGAGCTGGTGCTCTCCATCACCCCGCGCATCGTGCGCAACCTGCCGTACCAGAGCCCCTACGACATGGAGTTCCCCTCGGGCACCGAGAGCAGCATGCGCGTGCCGACGGTGCGCGGCCCGGTGGAAGCCCTTGGCGTCGATTTGCCCGATGCACCGGCGGTGGTGGTCAGCCCCGCTCCCATCAGTGGGAGGCCCTGA
- a CDS encoding type II secretion system protein has protein sequence MQRQAAFSLIELVIAMAILGLLAGMAAPLAETVIQRGKEQALKAALYEIRDAIDAYKLAADAGHIEKSVASSGYPASLSVLVEGVRDLRSIKGERIYFLRRIPRDPFADTRLEPEENWGLRAYTSPANDPRPGVDVFDVYSLSSGRALNGTLYREW, from the coding sequence ATGCAACGCCAGGCTGCCTTCTCGCTGATCGAACTGGTGATCGCCATGGCCATTCTCGGCCTGCTTGCCGGCATGGCCGCGCCGCTGGCCGAAACCGTGATCCAGCGTGGCAAGGAACAGGCACTCAAGGCCGCCCTCTACGAGATCCGCGACGCCATCGATGCCTACAAGCTGGCCGCGGACGCCGGGCATATCGAGAAATCCGTCGCCAGCTCCGGTTACCCGGCGTCGCTTTCGGTACTGGTGGAAGGAGTGCGTGACCTGCGCAGCATCAAGGGCGAGCGCATCTACTTCCTGCGCCGCATTCCACGCGATCCTTTCGCCGACACCCGCCTGGAGCCCGAGGAAAACTGGGGCCTGCGCGCCTATACCAGCCCGGCGAACGACCCGCGGCCCGGCGTGGACGTGTTCGACGTCTATTCCTTGTCCTCCGGCCGTGCACTCAATGGCACGCTTTACCGGGAGTGGTGA
- a CDS encoding type II secretion system protein codes for MTRQKGFTLIELLVVMAIIATLMTIAVPRYFSSLENSKETTLRQSLSVMREALDQFYGDTGRYPDSIEELVAQRYLRALPQDPMTERSDLWVVLPPPEGAPGSVYDVKSGAPGRARDGSLYADW; via the coding sequence ATGACTCGGCAGAAGGGCTTCACCCTCATCGAACTGCTGGTGGTCATGGCCATCATCGCCACGCTGATGACCATTGCCGTGCCGCGCTATTTCTCCAGCCTGGAGAACTCCAAGGAGACCACCCTGCGCCAGAGCCTCTCGGTCATGCGCGAGGCCCTGGACCAGTTCTACGGCGATACCGGGCGCTATCCTGATTCGATAGAGGAACTCGTTGCCCAGCGCTACCTGCGCGCCCTGCCACAGGACCCGATGACCGAGCGCAGCGACCTGTGGGTGGTACTGCCTCCCCCGGAAGGCGCGCCGGGCAGCGTCTACGACGTCAAGAGCGGCGCCCCGGGCCGGGCGCGTGACGGGAGCCTCTATGCGGACTGGTGA
- a CDS encoding type II secretion system protein encodes MRTGEQGFTYLGVLFLVMLMGMALAGAGQLWSTSSQRARERDLLWVGSQYAQALRSYYRSSPGVAQYPATLEELLEDNRFPQAVRHLRQLYPDPITGSTDWGLIRSFDGRIAGIYSQARQRPMKQAHFPAQWVEFEGTGSYADWRFVAEKAFMENTPARALP; translated from the coding sequence ATGCGGACTGGTGAGCAGGGTTTCACCTACCTCGGCGTGCTCTTCCTCGTGATGCTGATGGGGATGGCACTGGCCGGCGCGGGACAGCTCTGGTCCACCAGCAGCCAGCGCGCCCGCGAGCGCGACCTGCTCTGGGTCGGCAGCCAGTACGCCCAGGCCCTGCGCAGTTACTACCGCTCCTCGCCGGGGGTGGCGCAGTACCCGGCGACCCTGGAAGAGCTGCTGGAAGACAACCGTTTCCCGCAGGCCGTCAGGCACTTGAGGCAGCTCTATCCCGACCCCATCACCGGCAGCACGGACTGGGGCCTGATCCGCTCCTTCGACGGACGCATCGCCGGCATCTACAGTCAGGCCCGCCAGCGCCCGATGAAACAGGCGCACTTCCCCGCGCAATGGGTGGAGTTCGAAGGCACGGGCAGCTATGCCGACTGGCGCTTCGTCGCCGAGAAAGCCTTCATGGAGAACACGCCGGCGAGGGCCTTGCCATGA
- the csgE gene encoding curli production assembly/transport protein CsgE, producing MNRAPLLAVLALCCALGAARADEDEIMGFIVDYTISHIGHDFYRSFSERLRDTSKLDFNLVVRERPDARWGSLIWVEYEQRVLYRQFLPPNTAELQPTAYAAADLVLEAIAQTKLQRLLQDTHDMERDEL from the coding sequence ATGAACCGCGCACCGCTGCTGGCCGTCCTCGCTCTGTGCTGCGCCCTGGGCGCGGCGCGTGCTGATGAAGACGAGATCATGGGCTTCATCGTCGACTACACCATTTCCCACATCGGCCACGACTTCTATCGCTCCTTCAGTGAGCGCCTGCGCGACACCAGCAAGCTGGATTTCAACCTGGTGGTGCGCGAACGCCCCGATGCCCGCTGGGGCAGCCTGATCTGGGTGGAGTACGAGCAACGCGTGCTCTACCGCCAGTTTCTTCCGCCCAACACCGCAGAACTGCAACCCACTGCCTATGCAGCGGCGGACCTGGTGCTGGAGGCCATCGCCCAAACGAAGCTGCAACGCCTCCTGCAAGACACACACGACATGGAGAGGGACGAACTATGA
- a CDS encoding curli assembly protein CsgF translates to MNKNRLALWLLGFGLVGSVQATELVYTPVNPAFGGNPLNGTWLLNNAQAQNDHDDPDSRSTATRQSALERFTSTLESRLLSQLLTNIEEGNTGSLTTESFIINMIDDGGQLTIEITDRATGEVSEVVVNGLLP, encoded by the coding sequence ATGAACAAGAACAGACTTGCCCTGTGGTTGCTCGGGTTCGGCCTGGTCGGATCGGTCCAGGCTACCGAGCTGGTGTACACCCCGGTCAACCCCGCGTTCGGCGGCAACCCGCTCAATGGCACCTGGCTGTTGAACAACGCCCAGGCGCAGAACGATCACGATGACCCGGACTCCCGCTCCACGGCGACCCGGCAGAGTGCCCTGGAACGGTTCACCAGCACCCTGGAATCGCGCCTGCTGTCGCAGTTGCTGACCAATATCGAGGAGGGCAATACCGGCAGCCTCACCACCGAGTCCTTCATCATCAACATGATCGACGATGGTGGTCAGCTGACCATCGAAATCACCGATCGCGCCACCGGCGAAGTTTCGGAAGTCGTCGTCAACGGCCTGCTCCCCTAA
- a CDS encoding CsgG/HfaB family protein translates to MNRVLMLVLLLATLQGCGLRQPMSADTEGQTPTLTPRASTYYDLLNLPRPKGRLVAAVYGFRDQTGQYKPTPASSFSTSVTQGAASMLVDALQASGWFMVLEREGLQNVLTERKIIRASQNKPNTPANIQTQLPPLQAANLLLEGGIIAYDTNVRSGGEGARYLGIGASHEYRVDQVSVNLRAVDVRSGTVLANVMTTKTIYSVGQSASVFKFIEFKELLEAEAGYTTNEPAQLCVLSAIESAVAHLIAQGVERRLWSAAGDQPVEQTSLKKYMGAQVSIH, encoded by the coding sequence ATGAACAGAGTGCTGATGCTGGTCCTGCTGCTCGCCACCCTGCAAGGCTGCGGCCTTCGCCAGCCGATGTCGGCCGATACCGAAGGCCAGACGCCAACGCTGACCCCGCGCGCCTCGACCTATTACGACCTGCTGAACCTGCCACGACCCAAGGGCCGGCTGGTGGCGGCCGTGTACGGCTTCCGCGACCAGACCGGACAGTACAAGCCGACCCCGGCCAGTTCCTTCTCCACCAGCGTCACCCAGGGCGCCGCCAGCATGCTGGTTGATGCGCTGCAGGCCAGCGGCTGGTTCATGGTGCTGGAACGCGAGGGGCTGCAGAACGTGCTGACCGAACGCAAGATCATCCGTGCCTCGCAGAACAAACCCAATACGCCGGCGAACATCCAGACCCAGCTGCCGCCGTTGCAGGCCGCCAATCTGTTGCTGGAGGGCGGCATCATCGCCTACGACACCAACGTGCGCAGCGGCGGCGAAGGCGCCCGTTACCTTGGCATCGGCGCTTCCCACGAGTACCGGGTCGACCAGGTCTCGGTGAATCTGCGCGCGGTGGACGTGCGCAGCGGCACGGTTCTGGCCAACGTGATGACCACCAAGACCATCTACTCGGTGGGTCAGAGCGCCAGCGTGTTCAAGTTCATCGAGTTCAAGGAACTGCTGGAGGCCGAGGCCGGTTACACCACCAACGAACCGGCACAGCTGTGCGTGCTGTCAGCTATCGAATCCGCCGTGGCCCACCTCATTGCCCAGGGCGTGGAACGCCGGCTGTGGTCGGCGGCCGGGGACCAGCCGGTGGAACAGACCTCGCTGAAAAAGTACATGGGGGCGCAGGTCTCCATCCACTGA